Proteins encoded within one genomic window of Planctomycetota bacterium:
- a CDS encoding V-type ATP synthase subunit E family protein has translation MTPDEPNPQDVLREEILADARRQAERTLRRTEREAEDALQKARKEADADRVSRLDAARREAERRRNLVLAAIPVEEARMRAQRTEEVLDAVRHEARERLLERGDDYRACLVRLAAGALAQMAGEQFVLELGAEDLKAFGSRLADDVRKAAGREGLQIAVAPEPADIEAGVIVRDADGRQVVDNRLTARLERLWPALRLVIGARLVPDGKDKEP, from the coding sequence GTGACGCCCGACGAACCCAATCCGCAGGACGTCCTTCGCGAGGAGATCCTCGCCGACGCCCGCCGCCAGGCGGAACGCACCCTTCGCCGCACCGAACGCGAGGCCGAGGACGCCCTCCAGAAGGCCCGAAAAGAGGCCGACGCCGACCGCGTCTCGCGCCTCGACGCCGCACGACGCGAGGCCGAACGACGACGCAACCTCGTCCTCGCCGCCATCCCCGTCGAAGAGGCCCGCATGCGCGCCCAGCGGACCGAGGAGGTGCTCGACGCCGTCCGCCACGAGGCGCGCGAGCGCCTCCTGGAGCGAGGCGACGATTACCGCGCCTGCCTCGTCCGCCTCGCCGCCGGAGCCCTGGCCCAGATGGCCGGCGAACAATTCGTCCTCGAACTCGGGGCCGAGGATCTGAAGGCGTTCGGCAGCCGTCTGGCCGACGACGTCCGGAAAGCCGCCGGACGCGAGGGACTCCAGATCGCCGTCGCCCCGGAGCCGGCGGACATCGAGGCGGGCGTCATCGTCCGCGACGCCGACGGCCGGCAGGTTGTGGACAACCGTCTCACGGCACGCCTCGAGCGCCTCTGGCCCGCGCTTCGTCTGGTCATCGGCGCCCGCCTCGTGCCCGACGGGAAAGACAAGGAGCCGTAA
- a CDS encoding MFS transporter, giving the protein MSTRIRLSTMMFLQYMLIAVWFVQLTAYVKKLGMGGLEMALIGSSMALGCLASPLIGMFADRNFASQKVLAALNLATCVLLLLSAQVTAPFPLFLLLLAAMLCYMPTWGLTSSIAMSHSPAEKFPQIRVFGSIGWVAAGLFSIVAEKVWGAVIDGTAIPLYCGAGVALAGGVFALLLPHTPPPAKGQKTSIVDVMGLRSLALMKDWHFAVLVLGYLIATIPFSAHWTYGAAFLEAKAFKYLTVTMNWGQFVEMFLMLLVPVAIARGGLKWTMVVGLLALLVRYGAYALGNNGSVDTLYYKDTFPAPVVAGLLGNNYIVDAYIVNALYYTAILVHGIIFGFFYVGAQIYVDRKAPKEMKAQAQGLLFLIFGVGLLVGNFANGWLIEANTVTEGAKKIINWQPMWLTSTAISAVLLVLFALLFRDPVAAKSAEAAKPGEA; this is encoded by the coding sequence ATGAGCACCCGAATCCGATTGAGTACGATGATGTTTCTTCAGTACATGCTGATCGCCGTCTGGTTCGTCCAACTGACGGCCTACGTCAAGAAACTGGGCATGGGTGGGCTTGAGATGGCCCTGATCGGCAGTTCGATGGCGCTGGGTTGCCTGGCGTCGCCGCTGATCGGCATGTTTGCCGACCGCAACTTCGCGTCGCAGAAGGTGCTGGCGGCGCTGAACCTGGCCACCTGCGTGCTGCTCCTGCTGTCGGCGCAGGTCACGGCGCCGTTCCCGCTGTTCCTGCTGCTTCTGGCGGCGATGCTGTGCTACATGCCCACGTGGGGCCTGACCAGTTCCATTGCGATGAGCCACAGCCCGGCGGAGAAGTTCCCTCAGATCCGGGTGTTCGGTTCGATCGGGTGGGTCGCCGCGGGCCTGTTCAGCATCGTGGCCGAGAAAGTGTGGGGCGCCGTGATCGACGGGACGGCGATCCCGCTGTACTGCGGGGCGGGCGTGGCGCTGGCCGGAGGCGTTTTCGCCCTGCTCCTGCCCCATACGCCGCCGCCGGCCAAGGGCCAGAAGACCTCGATTGTCGACGTGATGGGCCTGCGGTCCCTGGCGCTCATGAAGGACTGGCATTTCGCGGTCCTGGTCCTGGGGTACCTGATTGCCACCATTCCGTTCTCGGCGCACTGGACCTACGGGGCCGCCTTCCTGGAGGCCAAGGCGTTCAAGTACCTGACCGTGACCATGAACTGGGGCCAGTTCGTGGAGATGTTCCTGATGCTGCTCGTGCCGGTGGCCATCGCCCGCGGCGGCCTGAAGTGGACCATGGTCGTCGGCCTGCTCGCCCTGCTCGTCCGCTACGGCGCCTATGCCCTAGGCAACAACGGCAGCGTGGACACGCTGTACTACAAGGATACTTTTCCCGCCCCGGTGGTTGCCGGCCTTCTGGGCAACAATTACATCGTGGACGCGTACATCGTGAACGCGCTGTACTACACCGCCATCCTGGTGCACGGCATCATCTTCGGCTTCTTCTACGTGGGGGCGCAGATCTACGTGGACCGCAAGGCGCCCAAGGAGATGAAGGCCCAGGCCCAGGGCCTCTTGTTCCTGATCTTCGGCGTCGGTCTCTTGGTGGGGAACTTCGCGAACGGCTGGCTTATCGAGGCCAACACCGTGACCGAAGGCGCCAAGAAGATTATCAACTGGCAGCCAATGTGGCTGACCAGCACGGCTATCTCGGCCGTCCTGCTGGTGCTATTCGCGCTGTTGTTCCGCGACCCGGTGGCCGCCAAGTCGGCCGAAGCGGCCAAGCCCGGCGAGGCCTAG
- a CDS encoding V-type ATP synthase subunit F codes for MKFFCVADEDTVRGFRLAGVEGEAVATVGEADQAIRRAAGRPDLGIVILTDTVAADVRELVDDIRMNRERPLIVEIPGPQGPMPGRKTLRQLVQEAVGIRLGQEESSA; via the coding sequence GTGAAGTTCTTTTGCGTGGCCGATGAGGACACTGTCCGCGGGTTCCGTCTCGCGGGCGTCGAGGGCGAAGCCGTCGCCACCGTCGGCGAGGCCGATCAGGCCATCCGCCGTGCGGCCGGCCGGCCCGACCTCGGCATCGTCATCCTCACCGACACTGTCGCCGCCGACGTCCGCGAACTCGTCGACGACATCCGGATGAACCGCGAACGGCCGCTCATCGTCGAGATCCCCGGACCCCAGGGGCCGATGCCCGGACGCAAGACCCTCCGCCAACTCGTGCAGGAGGCGGTCGGCATCCGTCTCGGTCAGGAGGAATCGAGCGCGTGA